Proteins encoded by one window of uncultured Draconibacterium sp.:
- a CDS encoding efflux RND transporter permease subunit, which produces MSDNKGNFFVHRPIVAMVIAIVIVIVGFVMLSGLPIEQYPNLTPPIVQVRGTYTGANALTVEESMATPLEQQINGVDNMIYMKSTNANDGSMNIQISFDVGTDPDMNTVLAQNRVSAATAKLPESVKKFGVMTEKSLPNILMLITLTSDGRYDQDFLGNYGLINIKDQLARIKGIGRVNVIGASDYSMRIWVKPDRLAAMELTIPEILNAINQQNAIVPGGKFGAEPSPPGTEFTYTVRMPERFNSPEEFGEIVIRTRPDGSQVKLRNIAEISLGVETYSAFTRMNGEACSIIALYQAPGSNATELAALVKDEIERLSGSFPEGIKYDISLDSTAAITAGINDIVETLIIALILVILVVFIFIQDWRATLIPTIAIPVSLVGAFIFFPLLGFTINVLSLLGLVLAIGIVVDDAIVVVEAVQVNITKGMTAKEATLDAMRKVSAPVIATTLVLVAVFIPVAGMAGITGRLYQQFAITIVVSVLVSSVNALTLSPALASLLLKEPKPYKGPLGWFFGKFNKFMGKSTEGYMKLTNVFTRKIKRGVVFILVITVGMAVFGKLVPGGFIPAEDMGYLFINMQLPDASSLQRSDAVAKKIETILEDFPEIEYVTNATGFSMLSGAMATNTGFMFIALKNWDDREKTADDLILEINKRLVTQINEAQVFAFGPPAIPGLGNGSGFSIMLQDMGGNTPDYLSQNAMKFMQAANAREEIGNAFTTFQANVPQRYLNIDKEKALKMGVSLNDLYTTVGAFMGGAYVNDFTRFGRLYKTYIQAEHQYRVSEKDINSFFIKNSNGDMVPLATLATVEPISGPEYTNRFNLYRAVEVTGAPAPGFTSAQAMKALEEVAAEVLPADMGYQWNAMSYQEKQASGSLGVIMIFSLLFVFLILSAQYESWSLPFSILLGTPFAIFGALFALWGARMFSTSFENNIFAQVSFVMLIGMAAKNAILIVEFAKDEFDKGKSLFDAAIEAARSRFRPILMTAFSFILGIFPLVVASGSGAEARKVMGMALLGGMTVATLLGVFFYPMLFVFIGKIASYEKKREAKAVTTQQKKKN; this is translated from the coding sequence ATGTCAGATAATAAAGGAAATTTTTTCGTACACAGGCCCATCGTTGCAATGGTTATTGCCATTGTAATTGTTATTGTGGGTTTTGTTATGCTCAGTGGCTTACCTATCGAGCAATACCCGAATCTTACACCACCAATTGTTCAGGTGCGTGGTACTTACACCGGAGCAAATGCGCTTACGGTTGAGGAATCGATGGCTACTCCGTTAGAACAGCAAATTAACGGTGTTGATAACATGATTTACATGAAATCGACCAATGCGAACGATGGCAGCATGAACATTCAGATTTCGTTTGACGTGGGGACTGATCCTGATATGAACACCGTTTTGGCTCAAAACCGTGTTTCGGCAGCTACAGCCAAACTTCCGGAGTCGGTTAAAAAGTTTGGTGTAATGACCGAAAAGTCGTTACCCAATATTTTAATGCTGATTACTTTAACTTCCGACGGACGATATGATCAGGATTTTCTGGGGAACTACGGTTTAATCAATATAAAAGATCAGTTAGCTCGAATTAAAGGAATCGGGCGTGTAAATGTAATTGGTGCATCAGATTACTCGATGCGAATATGGGTAAAACCCGATCGGTTGGCAGCTATGGAACTCACCATTCCAGAAATATTAAATGCCATAAATCAGCAAAATGCGATTGTTCCGGGTGGTAAATTCGGAGCAGAACCATCGCCTCCTGGCACAGAATTCACTTACACCGTTCGAATGCCTGAACGATTTAATTCGCCCGAAGAATTTGGAGAGATTGTGATTCGAACACGTCCCGATGGCTCGCAGGTTAAATTAAGAAACATTGCAGAAATTAGCCTTGGGGTAGAAACCTACAGCGCATTCACCCGGATGAATGGTGAAGCCTGTTCAATTATTGCTTTATACCAGGCTCCCGGCTCAAATGCAACAGAATTGGCTGCCTTGGTTAAAGACGAAATCGAACGCCTTTCCGGATCATTTCCTGAAGGTATAAAATACGATATTTCACTCGACTCAACAGCAGCAATTACTGCAGGAATTAACGATATTGTAGAGACACTTATTATCGCTCTGATATTAGTAATTTTAGTGGTATTTATATTTATACAAGACTGGCGCGCCACACTGATTCCAACGATTGCGATACCCGTTTCACTGGTTGGAGCATTCATTTTCTTTCCTCTTTTAGGATTCACTATTAACGTATTGTCGCTTTTAGGATTGGTGCTTGCCATCGGAATTGTGGTTGACGATGCCATTGTAGTTGTCGAAGCCGTTCAGGTAAATATTACAAAAGGGATGACTGCCAAAGAAGCCACACTTGATGCCATGCGAAAAGTATCAGCACCGGTTATTGCAACTACCCTGGTTTTGGTAGCTGTGTTTATTCCGGTTGCAGGTATGGCAGGTATTACAGGTAGGCTGTATCAACAATTTGCAATTACTATTGTAGTATCAGTCCTTGTTTCATCAGTAAATGCATTAACCTTGAGTCCGGCATTGGCATCACTTCTACTTAAAGAACCAAAACCTTATAAAGGGCCTCTTGGATGGTTTTTTGGTAAGTTCAATAAATTCATGGGCAAATCCACCGAAGGCTATATGAAACTAACCAATGTATTCACCAGAAAAATAAAACGCGGAGTTGTATTTATATTGGTGATTACCGTTGGAATGGCCGTATTTGGGAAATTGGTTCCGGGAGGATTTATACCGGCAGAAGATATGGGTTATTTGTTCATTAACATGCAATTGCCTGATGCTTCTTCATTACAGCGATCGGATGCTGTTGCCAAGAAAATTGAAACGATACTGGAAGATTTTCCTGAAATAGAATATGTAACCAATGCAACAGGTTTTAGTATGCTGTCGGGGGCAATGGCAACAAATACCGGTTTTATGTTTATTGCTTTAAAAAATTGGGATGACAGGGAAAAAACAGCCGATGATCTTATCCTGGAAATAAACAAACGATTGGTTACACAAATTAACGAGGCACAGGTTTTTGCTTTTGGGCCGCCGGCTATTCCGGGTTTGGGTAACGGCTCCGGCTTTAGCATTATGTTGCAGGATATGGGAGGTAACACTCCGGATTACCTGTCGCAAAATGCAATGAAATTTATGCAGGCAGCAAATGCCCGCGAAGAAATTGGAAATGCATTTACTACTTTCCAGGCAAATGTTCCGCAACGCTATTTAAATATCGATAAAGAAAAAGCACTGAAAATGGGTGTTTCGCTTAACGACTTATATACAACTGTAGGTGCTTTTATGGGGGGTGCATATGTAAACGACTTTACTCGCTTCGGACGATTGTATAAAACTTACATTCAGGCCGAGCACCAATATCGTGTTTCAGAAAAAGACATCAACAGTTTCTTTATCAAAAACAGCAACGGCGACATGGTTCCTTTGGCAACTCTGGCCACCGTTGAGCCGATTTCCGGGCCTGAATACACCAACCGCTTTAATCTTTATCGTGCGGTAGAAGTTACCGGTGCTCCTGCTCCTGGTTTTACTTCAGCACAGGCGATGAAAGCACTCGAAGAAGTTGCTGCCGAAGTACTACCGGCTGATATGGGATACCAGTGGAATGCCATGTCGTACCAGGAAAAACAGGCATCCGGATCGCTGGGTGTTATCATGATTTTCTCCCTGCTCTTTGTATTCCTTATTTTATCGGCACAATACGAGAGCTGGTCCCTACCATTTAGTATATTGCTGGGAACACCATTTGCCATATTTGGTGCCTTGTTTGCATTATGGGGAGCCCGCATGTTTAGTACATCTTTCGAGAACAATATTTTTGCACAGGTTAGTTTTGTAATGCTGATTGGTATGGCAGCGAAAAATGCAATTCTGATTGTTGAATTTGCCAAAGATGAATTTGACAAAGGAAAAAGTCTTTTTGATGCCGCAATTGAAGCAGCTCGTTCACGCTTCCGGCCAATTCTTATGACCGCCTTTTCTTTCATATTAGGAATTTTCCCACTGGTAGTTGCCTCCGGCTCAGGTGCCGAAGCACGTAAAGTAATGGGAATGGCTCTGCTCGGAGGAATGACAGTTGCTACACTGTTGGGTGTCTTCTTCTACCCCATGCTTTTTGTCTTTATCGGAAAAATTGCAAGCTACGAAAAGAAACGAGAAGCAAAAGCTGTGACAACACAACAAAAGAAAAAGAACTAA
- a CDS encoding efflux RND transporter periplasmic adaptor subunit, whose translation MRILLIMILSVLLVSCTQEQQNQASSLKLKVVEVDQKDVIEKIDFVGQVYGYQDISIRARVVGFLEGIHFNEGLPVKKGQLLYTIDAQPYEAEVAAKQSQLAEAKSVYAKAQSDLNRYKPLAETNAVSQADLDGAQVQFEAAEAQVQAAEANLSIAKIQLGYTKVYSPIDGIIGKSQAEIGDLVGQAPLVVLNTVSKTDKINVDFFLPENQYLQMINNIGGAQELLKDRSEDEKILELVLADNSVHKHLGSFNFIDRGVDRNTGTILIQTLFPNPELIIRPGQYAKVRIPITHEQAILVPQKCVKELQGQYSVFVVNDENKVETKQIISDGKVGDMWLIKEGLKPGEKVLIEGLQKVRNGMPVEAETIEFESQFPNL comes from the coding sequence ATGAGAATTTTATTGATCATGATTTTATCAGTACTGCTCGTTTCATGTACACAGGAACAGCAAAACCAGGCATCTTCGCTTAAGCTTAAGGTTGTTGAAGTTGATCAAAAAGATGTTATTGAAAAGATTGATTTTGTTGGCCAGGTATATGGCTATCAGGATATATCAATCAGAGCCCGCGTTGTTGGATTTCTTGAAGGCATACATTTTAACGAAGGCCTTCCGGTAAAAAAGGGACAATTGTTATACACAATTGATGCACAACCCTACGAAGCAGAAGTTGCAGCAAAACAAAGTCAGCTGGCCGAAGCGAAATCGGTATATGCCAAAGCGCAGAGCGATTTAAACCGTTACAAACCGTTGGCGGAAACCAATGCAGTAAGTCAGGCCGACCTTGACGGAGCACAGGTGCAGTTTGAAGCAGCTGAAGCACAAGTGCAGGCAGCCGAAGCAAATTTGAGTATTGCCAAAATTCAATTGGGCTATACAAAAGTTTATTCCCCTATTGACGGTATTATTGGAAAATCGCAGGCAGAAATTGGAGATCTGGTTGGACAAGCGCCACTGGTAGTATTAAATACCGTATCAAAAACAGATAAAATCAATGTTGATTTTTTCTTGCCAGAAAATCAATATTTACAGATGATTAACAACATTGGAGGAGCTCAGGAATTGTTAAAGGATAGAAGCGAAGATGAAAAAATTCTCGAATTAGTACTTGCCGATAATTCTGTTCATAAACACTTGGGATCGTTTAATTTTATCGATCGCGGAGTCGATAGAAACACAGGAACAATTCTAATTCAAACACTTTTCCCAAATCCCGAATTGATAATACGTCCAGGCCAATATGCTAAAGTAAGGATACCCATAACACATGAACAAGCTATTTTAGTTCCTCAAAAATGTGTAAAAGAATTACAAGGCCAATATTCCGTTTTTGTTGTTAACGATGAAAACAAAGTAGAGACAAAACAAATTATCTCGGATGGAAAAGTTGGCGATATGTGGCTGATAAAAGAAGGCTTGAAACCAGGAGAAAAAGTACTGATAGAAGGACTTCAAAAAGTAAGAAATGGAATGCCGGTAGAAGCTGAAACCATTGAATTTGAAAGTCAATTCCCAAACCTTTAA